The following DNA comes from Polyangiaceae bacterium.
GCCATCGGTCGCGACTCGCCAGCGAACTTCCGCCTCGGCAAAGCCCGACTTTTCGTTTTCGGCTCGCCCGACTACCATCCTGGCCATGAGCGCTTCCGACCGCCCCTCCGAGCGCCGCCTGTCGGGGCGAGCACCCATCGAGTTGAAGGTCGAGTACAAGCGCTTGAACACGTTCTTCGCGGACTACACCCGCAACATCTCACGGGGCGGCACCTTCATCACCACCGAGCGTCCGTTGCCCGTCGGCACCGAGTTCATATTCGCTCTAGGCATCCCCAAGCTGGGGGATCCCTTGCGCCTGCGGGGCAAGGTGATGTGGATCACACCGACGGAGGAGTCGACCTCGGCGAATCCCGCTGGGATGGGCATCGAGTTTCAGTTCGACAGCGACGACGAGCGCAAGGACAAGATCCGCGTAGTGGAGGCTCTGCTGGTCGACGAGCTGGGCGACCACATCGCAGAACGCCTGCTCGGTCGCAAACCCGAGAACGCCTGACGCCCACCGACGAGCACGCCGGTTTTCGTGGCGAGGGCGCCCCCGGCGTTGCCGCGCCGAAGCCTGCTCAGGGGACTTTGACGTTTTGGGGTAGCTTCACGCTCAAGGAGCCGGACTTGCGGGAAAGCAGGTCGCGAGCGATGGTGACCTCTACGAGTTCGATGGCGCGGCTCTTCGCGACTGGCGCCAGGCTGGTCAGGTCGTCGCCGCTCGGTTTGCGGTTGCGCATCGCGACGTAGAACTCCGCTTCCGTGCGTTGCACGAGAGTACGGGCGCCGTTCACCAAGGCCTTGTCACCCTGTTTGCCTCGCCCCCAGGCCGCCAGCTTCGCGGCCCAAGATCCGTTGTCCTCGATCTTGGCAAGCGCTTCCTGCACCAGGCCGTCGCCGGACACGCCTTTGACCTGTTCCACAAGACTGAGCCAGAGCGCGACGTAGATCAGGTCGTCGTCCGCCAGATCCGCGTCGAGGGCCTGACGCACGGCTTCCCGCGCCAGCGGAAGGTCGCCGAAGGTCAGCGCACGCCGCGCGGAATCCAGCACCGTCGCCGTCAGTTGCCGGAGGTCGCTGCGAGCTGCTTCGTAGGCACGCTCGGTCGCGCGTCGCGCGGCTTGCATCGCGCCGAAGTGCTCCAAGGTGCGCGCCAGCACCCGCTCCGCTCTGGCTGCGTTGGCTGAGCTGCGCGCGATCTCGCGCGCGTCCAGGGCGGCGTTCAGCGCTTCCACCAACGCGCTTTGCGCGCGCCCCGAGTCATTCAGATCACGATACACTTCGAACTTGCCCAAGGCGGCCTCTGCCTCGGAAATGCGTTCTCCCGACTTCTTCGCCAGGTTGGCCATCGCGTCTAGGGTCTTCAGAGCGCTCTGGGTCTCTCCGCGCTGCCGTTCGATTCCGGCCAGCATGCCGTAGGCTTCGAGGGTCGGCTCCAGCCGCACGGCGGCGCGCACCTGGGGTAGCGCCTTGTCGAGCTCGCCGGAGCGTGTCTCCAGTGCGGCCATCACGTAGTACAGGCGTCCGGCCGAAGGTCGCAGCTTGCCCAGATACGCGGGGCTTTCGGCGAGCTGCATGATGCGCTTCGCGGACGTGAAGGTGCGACGCGCCGCTGACAGGTTTCCGCTCTCGTCCTCGTCCACGATGGCTCGGAGGATCAAGGCCAAGGACCACGATAGCTCTTGGACACCCGGGCGCTCACCGAGCGCAGGCACCAGAACGAGGGGCGCCACCTCGGCCATGCCGTGTGCCACCAACTGCGCCGCCAGGGGAGCACCACCGCGCATGCTGTCGGGCTCGCTGCGGAAAAGCTCCACGGCCACGCCCCAGGCAGCTGCCTTCGCCAGGCCGACATCCATGGATGTTTCCGGGCGATCCACCTCCGCCGAAGCTTCGAACAACTGGTAGAGATCGCCCCACGCACCCGGGTCGTCGTCCTTCGCTGCCCGTTCCAGACGATCCGCTAGGCCGGCGGGAATGGCGCGCAGCAGATCTTCCCGTTCCAACACGCCAAGTGCGCCGCGTGCATCACCATGTCGCAGGTAGATGGCGACCAGGGATGCCCCCCCGGTCCGCACGGCGCGGTACGCTTCCACAGCTTCTTCACGCTCGGCGTTGGTGCGAATGGGAGACTCCGTGGCATTGAAGTCCAGGCCGGCCTTGAGCCACTCCAAGGTCAAAGAGCGCGCGCGGTCCAAGGTTTCGCGAGTGGGTTCCACCAAGGAGCGATTGGTTGCCGCCCGCTGTCGATCGCCCAGGTTGCGCATTGGACCGGCCGTAGACGGCATGGCAGCGAAACGCGCCATGGCTGCCAGATGTCCGTCCACGTCGCGACGCTCCGCACCATCGGGCAAGATCGATCGCAGCATGCCGTAGTACGCTTGCGAGCGCCCTTCGTCGCCTTGGCGCGCCACTTCACCCGCGCCGGATCGCAACGCAGCGGAGGCACCGCTGAGCATCGGTTGGCGCAGCTCACCGGCGCGCAGTAGGTAGGAGGCACCGGTCAGTGCGGCCATCCCGGCGGTGCGATTGGTGCCAAAGCGTCGAGCGGAGCGCAGGAACTGACGGCGCACCACACCTGCGAGGAGGTCCATGCGTTTGCTGTCGCGCTCGCCGGACAGCAACACTTGATAAGTGCTTTCGGCGAAGTCAGCGTCGGGGACCGGCGTTGGATTGACGGGGCCAAGGGGAGCCTCGGCGCCGGGTTGAGCTCCCGAGCCCCGGGCGGGTCCACACGCGGGGAGCGCGCAGGCGAGCAGGCAGGTGGCGAGGATGGCGCGCTTCAAAAGCATTCGGCGAGTCTACCCATCCACGAGCACGGTGCGAGCCCTGGGTACACAGGGCCCGCCAGGCGAGTCGCGGCAGGCCAGAAGGGGCGGCGAAGGGGCGGAAATCACCGGGGCTTGTCCCGAAAGTCTCGGGTCAGACCAGAATCCGGCTAGGATTTCAGCGCCCATGACCGAGGGAACTGCCTCCCAACCGCCGGAGCGCCTGGCCGACTTCGAGATCATTCGTCGGCTGGGCGCGGGCGGAATGGCGGAGGTCTTCCTCGCCAAGAAGCGCGGTGCCGAGGGCACCTACAAACTGTTGGTCGTCAAGCGCATCTTGCCGGCCTAC
Coding sequences within:
- a CDS encoding TIGR02266 family protein — translated: MSASDRPSERRLSGRAPIELKVEYKRLNTFFADYTRNISRGGTFITTERPLPVGTEFIFALGIPKLGDPLRLRGKVMWITPTEESTSANPAGMGIEFQFDSDDERKDKIRVVEALLVDELGDHIAERLLGRKPENA